GCCTGATGCGCTCGCTGCCGACAAGAAAAGGTGTGATGGGAATCGCGACCTGCGATAAAGGCCTTCCGGCCATGATGATGGCTCTTGCCTCGGCAGGGTCGCTTCCCACGGTACTGGTGCCAGGCGGTGTCACGCTCTTGCCTGAGTCCGGCGAAGATGCCGGCAAAGTTCAGACAATTGGGGCCCGGTTTGCGCAGCAACAGATCACTTTGGAATACGCGGCGGAAGTCGGATGCCGCGCATGTGCCAGTCCTGGAGGCGGATGTCAGTTTCTTGGTACGGCAGCAACGGCGCAAGTCGTTGGTGAGGCTCTCGGATTGTCTTTACCGCACACTGCGCTCGCGCCTTCTGGGCAAGCGATATGGCTTGATGCGGCGAGACGCTCCGCACGGGCGCTGCGCCGCCTCGAAGAGATTCAACTTGGAAGCAGGGACGTATTGACGGCCGGTGCGCTTCACAACGCGATGGTTCTCCATGCTGCCTTTGGCGGCTCCACGAATCTCTTGATTCATCTTCCGGCAATTGCATTTTCAGCCGGGCTGAAGCGTCCATCCGTCGATGACTGGGCCGCAATCAACCGCCAGGTGCCTCGCCTCGTAGATGCACTGCCAAATGGACCGCGCGGATTCGCAACCGTGCAGGTGTTTCTTGCAGGTGGCGTCCCAGAGGTCATGCTCCATCTGCGTGCTGCCGGATTATTGGACACTCGTGTCCGGACGGTGTCTGGAGAGACGCTGGACACATGCCTGGACTGGTGGCAGGGGAGCGAACGTCGCCATGAACTGCGGGAACGTCTGCGAGCTATCGATGGAATTGATCCCGATGATGTCATTATGGCCCCCGATCGGGCGCGCGAGAGAGGACTAACCTCGACTGTTTGTTTTCCGATGGGAAACCTTGCACCCGAAGGCTCCGTAATCAAAAGCACAGCGATCGACCCATCGCTCGTAGATCAGAATCAGATCTATCGGCACCGCGGGCCTGCTCGCGTCTTCACTACCGAGGCAGATGCGATTTGCGCGATCAAGAACGGCAAGATCGGCCATGGTGACGTGATCGTCCTTATCTGTGGCGGCCCGAAAGGTGCGGGCATGCAGGAGATCTATCAAGTCACTTCTGCTCTGAAGGCCCTCCCAGATTGCAAACATGTTGCAGTTCTCACAGATGCTCGATTCAGTGGTGTATCGACCGGCGCGTGTGTGGGCCATATCTCTCCCGAAGCACTCGCCTGCGGTCCTATCGGCAAGATAGAAGAAGACGACCAAATCGAGATCTTCATCGATCTTAGAAATCTGGTGGGCTCGATCTCATTGGTTGGCTGTGGCGAGAGAAGTTTCACTGAGGAAGAGGCAAGCTCTATCCTGGAAAACCGTTCTGCTCGGCCCGACCTCAAACCTCATCCAGAACTTCCTGCAGATACGAGCCTGTGGGCGGCTCTGGTGCAGGCCAGTGGAGGCATTTGGAATGGCTGTGTCTATGACACAGCCGCGATTGTCGCAAAGCTAGAGAGGTTGGTTTAGCCCGCACCGCGCAAGGGGCCCTTGCGTGCAGCAATGTTGAATCGGCTCCTCTTCCTTTGCCTTTACACGGGCTGGTTCGCTAAGAGTTTCAAATCATCAGGAGATAAAGCGTGTCGACAGTTGCGAACACAACGTATCAATCGAGCCAGACAAAAACTGCGCTCATCACCGGTGGTGGTAGCGGTATCGGCGAAGCAATCTGCCGGAAGCTTGGACAGGAGGGCCTCCGAGTCATTGTTGCCGATCTTGATATGGCCGCCGCCACGAGAGTTGCAAGCGAGCTGCCGAATGCCAGACCTCTGCACATAGATGTTGGTTCTGAAGAGAGCGTCGCCGCAGCCACGGCAGGCATCGACGGGTTAGACATTCTCGTCAACAATGCCGGAGTTGGAATGGTCGGAAGCATTGCAGAAACGGAGACAGCAGAGTTCGAACGCGTAATGCGCGTCAACGTGAACTCGGTTTTCTACGTAACGCGAAGCTTCCTTCCTAAGCTGCTTGCAGCTCGCGGTTCAATCATCAATATCGCCTCGGTTGCAGGGCTTGTCGGGATAAAGCGCCGGTTTGCCTATTGTGCTTCGAAAGGAGCCGTTGTCGCGATGACACGGCAACTGGCGGTTGAATATCCACGGGAACTGAGAGTGAATTGCATCTGCCCGGGAACAATCGATAGCCCGTTTGTCGCTGGATACCTGGCAAAGTACCATGCGGGAGAAGAAGAAAAGGTTCGGGCTGAGTTGAACGACCGGCAACCAGTGGGACGGCTGGGCCACCCGAGTGAAGTTGCGGCGCTCGTTCGATATTTATGCAGTCCGGAGGCCGATTTCATGCACGGAGCAGCCTTAGCCCTCGATGGAGGATGGACTGCAGCATAAGCGGACTTAGGATGCGAGAGGCCTAGACCTCTCCGGCCATCAACCTCTTTGACGGAGCCACTCTGCGATAGACCCGAGCAAAGCCGCTTTCTCAAAATATGACGCTACTCGAAAAAGGTTCGCGAGTACGGGATTGACCGATAGAACGCCCGGCAAGAAGGTCTGGTAACTGCGAGAAATGGAGCCACCTAGAATGATGACATCAGGCGCGAAGGGCGAAAGAAAAGTGTCGATAACCAGGCCGAGCTCTTTTCCGAAGGCCGACATCGTGTCTGCTGCGATTGGATCGACGCCGGACTTCTCAGCAATCTCTTTGACTGACTGATAGTGTCCTCCGCGCTCTTTGTGCAGCTTCATAATTCCGCGAGTGGAGAGGAACTCTTCCACGGTGCTTCCTTTCCACGGCAGGGCATAGAGATCGCAATGGTTGGGGAGGATCTCCGTCGCTGGAACCGCTCGGCCATCGATCGCGAATGCGGCGCCGATACCTGTTCCCAAAGTGATTCCTACTGCTTTGGACGCAGATGAATCGTGAAGTTCGCCAAGAAGAAAGGCGTCGGCGTCATTGAGGAATACGATGTTCTCTTCATCGATCCCGAATCGAACCGCAAGATGCTTACGAACGTCGACACCATACCAGGCTGCGAACTTGTGCTGCAGTAACGAGATTCCATTGGCGTAATCAAATGGTCCTGGCATCGCAACTGCAATTCCCACGATGACTGCTGGCGGGGTTAAGGCTGAGAGCGCCACACGGGCAGCGCCTTCGATCCGGTCAAAAAGATAGCTTGCCGAACCGCCTTCATCCAGAGCGGCTGATGCGCTCGTTCCGGCAAAAGGACTGTTCAACGGAGCAGCCATGGCAGCTACGTGGCTGCCTCCCATATCAAAGCTCAAAATGACCTGAGTGTTTGTTGCTGCTTGCCGCTCATCAGTCCGGGGACCAGAAATATTGTGAGGCATTGTTCTTGTATACCCTGTTGGAGGAAAGCAATCTGCGGTTATGTGGTCGGTCGGCAGCTGCATGCCGGCGAGGGACGAACGAACGCCTTGATCGTTGCGCAGGTCGTACCGGGAGTGGCAGGTCGAATCGTGTAAGCTCCAACCGCCGCGGGCACGATAAAAGATTCTGCGTAGTGGACTGTAAACGGTGGAAAAGCCCCCGCTGGACTTTCGACGATCGCTTCCGGTCCGTGAACGAGATTGAGGACGTTGAGATTTCCCTTAGTGTCGTGCGGTACAGTACCGGTGAACCAGTGGCGCCGTGTTTCGATGAATTGTGCTGAGTGAAGTCCGGTCAGTTCTTCGCGCCAGCCATCGCTCTCGGCGATCGTCTCACTGCGATTGATCAGCGCCTGTTCCACCCATGTCGTGGTTCGGTCCCAGCAGATGTTCTCGATCCCATGATCCAGATGAATTGGTCTTGGGCGGCCATCAAGCCCGACCCGTCCCCAATCCCACAATTTGAAGGTGAAGATATAAGGAGTCGCGCTGATCTCGAGCACTACGGTGTCGCGTCCCGAACAATGGATCGTTCCAGCCGGGATAAGGAAGTGATCATGTTTCTGGGCAGGGAAGCGATTCACATACCGCTCTGCCTCGAATTCGGTATCGTCGTCTGCCTGGGCGGCTCTCAGTTCTTTGGCCATGGTTTCACAGTTGATGTCGGCCTTCAGCCCTAGGTACACGCTTCCGTTTGGCTTCGCCTCCAGGATGTAGTAGCTCTCATCCTGGGTATACTTCATCCCAAATTCCCGCTGAATATATTCATTTCTCGGGTGTACCTGCAGCGAAAGATTGCCACCCTCAAATGTGTCCAGCAGGTCGAAGCGGATAGGGAATTCCGCTCCGAAACGCGAGACTACTGCCTGCCCAAGCAGTTCCATAGGATGGAAGAGCACGAGGTCGAGTGCGGGGATTTCCACGGTCTTCTTCCCGAATCGCAGAAGTAGGCTATTTTCCTCGGGGACACAGTCAAAACACCACGCATAGTTCGCTTGATCGCGCGGCAGGTCGAAGACCTCCTCCATCCAGTGCCCGCCCCACGGGCCTGGATCAAAGAAGGGAACTACACGGAACGGTTGATGGACGGTCGCAGACAGACCTGCCTGAAGCTGTTCCGTCGAGATCATCTTGGGCAATGATGGAATGTTTGTGTCGATCAGGAAATTCGATCTGGGCAGGACTTCGGTCTTCAAACGATCGGCCGCTCGCCAATCAATAAAGAAGCTGCGCTTGTACTTGAGGGATGAGCGTTCCGATCTATTCGGAATTCCTAAATTTCCGATCTCACCCCGGCGCTGTCGTTGTTGAATCTCCCAGCGCGCCATGTCGGCATAGAGAAGAAGGTCGAATTTCGGAAGCAGGAAGGAAGCTCCGGTCCCAATGACGATGGTGATGTCCGTAGCCATTGAGGGCAGGTCGGCGCGGGTTGCTTCCAGCTTTTCGGAGTCAATGAAGTCCCTAATCGCCAATGAGTTCATCCTGCCAAAGACAGGATCATCCGACAGGTATGGCTCAACCAGTTGGTCGATTTGATCCGGGGAGAGATACCAGTCCGCAGCGAACAGTTGGAGGTGGGGACCCAGCTCTTTGTGAAGGAAAAAACTAAGCTCATCGACAAAGACTCCTGGATAGCATTCGATACAAACCAGTCCTGAACCTGTAGGAAGCGAGGCGCGTATCGCTTCAGCGATCGCTGGCCAACCGTCTAGGCAATCACTATCCTGGGTCGTGACCTGAAGATATGGGGTTTTATCGTACATCTTGCCTTCGGTCCTCCAAGGAGCATTTATACGCTTTAATGACCGTTATTGTCATTTAGAGCATAAAATTAAGATCGAAATATGGATTAAGAAAAGTATTGTGGCGGAAGTAATGCCTCCTCAGCTCGTCTCCCGACGAGCGTTGTGTATGGTTAGAGGGATATGGCGCGAGGCAAAGACAAGCAGGTACAGAGGCACGAGCAGATTCTGAGTCGCTTGCAGGCAGTAGGAGAGATAACGGTTGAGGAATTGTGCTCGGAACTCGGGGCATCTGTGGTCACGATCCGTCGCGATCTTGATGAGCTCGAGCAGAGATCTCTCCTGAAGCGAACCCGTGGCGGCGCAATGCCGATCGGGCCCCTGTTCTACGAGCCATTCAAAAAGGATCCGTCCTTCCAGGACAAGATTGGCAGCTTTGCCGAAGAGAAACGGCGCATCGCGCGTAAGGCCGCAGAGATGATCACCCCAGGCGCAACCATCGCACTTACCGGCGGAACGACGACCACCGAAATTATCCGATGCCTGAATGCGATCAGTGGGATCACGATTATCACGAACACCGTAAACGTCGCGATGGAGCTCAGCTCGCGCAAAGACATTGATGTGTACGTCACCGGGGGACATCTGCGCGGCAACTGGTTCACACTGGTGGGCCCGCTTGCAACAGCATCGGCAGGCCTGCTGTTTGCGGACATCATGTTCCTTGGGGTGGACGGTATCGAAGTAAACCAGGGACTGACGTGTTCCCACCCGCAGGAAGCCGAGGTGCTGCGAATCCTCGCCGGCCACTCGAAACATCTCGTCGTGGTCGCGGACTCGAGCAAGCTAGGAAATGTGTCGAAGTGGCTGTTGTGTCCTACGTCCTCGATACAGGAGATCATCACCGATACCGGCGCAAAGGACGAGGCCATCAAGCCGTTCGAAGCCCTGGGGATCAAAGTGCATCGGGTGTGAAGAGCGCTTAAGTCGTTTTCATCTGCTTCCTGCGCACGCAATTTATTTTGACATCCGTGAAAAACTCGATCTAATCTCCATCACTGAGCGCTCAAATTGGGGCCAGAGGGGATGCACGTCATGGAGAACGAGTTTGCGGGATTAGTTTTACTGGTGGGAGCGGGCGCCATGAATGCCTGCTTTGCGCTTCCCATGAAACGGATGGGGAGATGGGCCTGGGAAAACACCTGGCTCGTCTGGAGTGGTTTTGCTCTTGTTCTGTTGCCCCTGTTGAGCGCGTTGTGTTTCATTCCCTCTCTTAAGGAAGCGCTCCTGGCAGGCGGGGTGAGCCTTCTGTTTCTCGTTGGTGTATGCGGATTTGCCTGGGGAATCGCTCAGGTATTATTCGGGCTCGCCATCGACATGATTGGGGTAACCCTCTCATTTTCTATTGTGTTAGGTCTCTCCGCGGCAGTAGGGAGCATTGTCCCGTTTGTCAGGCTCGCTGTTCGTCGCGGATTTGTCTTTACTGATTTGCTGTTTGTCGGCGCTCTGGCATTGGTACTGTCAGGAGTGTTTTTCTGCGCGTGGGCGGGCAGCGTCAGAGATCGATCACAGCCGGGAACAGAAAGCGTAAATCCGCGTTCCAGTTTCCATCGCGGGTTGATCTGTGCGGTCTGCAGCGGATTGGGCGCAGCGGCGATGAATATTGGGATCTCCCTGGGAGCTCCGATCGATCTGCAGGCGCTGGCTCACGGTGCCCAACCTGCATTGAGCCATACTGCCGTTTGGTTCCCCCTCCTGGAGGCAGGCGCAATTCCGAACCTGGCTTACTGCGCCCTTCTGCTTCGCCGAAACTCGAGTTACGGCAGGTTTAGCGCAGAACGAACCGGACGGTATTGGCTTGGCGGTTTGATTATGGCCGTGTTCTGGTTTACAAGCAGCATCCTGTACAGCATCGGGGCGGCAAAAATGGGGCAATTCGGCCTGGCGATCGGATGGCCGGCATTCATGGCGGCAATTGTAGTCACCGCCGGGATCGTCGGCGTTGTGACCGGGGAGTGGACAGGAGCGCCTCGACGGGCCTTCAGCCTGCAGGCAACCGGTATGCTTCTGCTTCTTATTTCGATCCTTTTACTCGCGAAATCCAGTGGAAAGATGTGATCCCGGAGGAAAGTTTCGGTTATGAAACTCGTTCATTCTTGCGTTTGCAATCTTTATAAAGATCGAAAAATCGAGAAAGATCAATTTAATACGATCTTTTTATTGCATTAAGAACATTAAAAGCCTTACATTTCTCCTGCTTCGTAAGGGTCGCGTTTTCGGACTCCCGAAGGTCTGCGAAGGAGGCTAGGAAGATGAATGTCGGAAAAGTTATCCGAACAAAAGCAATAACGCGGCTCCTCACACTATGGGCCGTATCCTGCATGATGGTCGGTGCTCTGCCGTATCGTCTGCATGCACAGACGGCGAATGCGTCGCTGTCAGGACACATAACGGATCCGTCGGGCGCGGTAATCCCGGATGCCGATATCAGCTTGACCGAAACTGCGACCCACGTCACAAGCACAACAAGATCGAATCGCGAAGGCCTCTATACTTTTCCGTCCGTCAAACCTGGCGAATATTCCATGACAGTCAAGAGAGCCGGGTTTGGAGACGCGAAGATCAATGGCCTATCGCTCGCTGTTCAGGGCAATGTGCTTCGAGACGTCTCGTTGGCGCCAGGCTCGACAGCAGAGACCATCACGGTCCACTCCGAAACGGAAGATCTGGTGCAAAAGACCAGTTCTGAGCTCGGTACAGTGATTGACCAGAAGGCGATTCATCAGTTGCCGCTCAATGGAAGGAACTTCACGCAACTGCTGACTCTTACACCTGGAGCGACGCCTATCAGCACATCACAAAGCGCGGGCGTTGGCGTAAACGATCTGGCGAATCTTAGTGTTCCCACGGCAAGCGTCGCGCAACCTTCCATCCAGGGACAGACGAATCGTTCCAATCTGTATCTGCTTGATGGTGTTGTCAACACTGAGATGACCGGCAGCGTTTATGTCATTCCTCCGATTGTCGATGCAATGCAGGAATTCAAAGTGCAATCGCATGACGACAAAGCCGAGTACGGAAGCGTCCTGGGCGGCGTTATCAACGTCGTCACACGAAGTGGCACGAACTCGCTGCACGGCGCGGCATGGGAATTTGTAAGGAACAACATCTTCGATGCCCGCGATACGTTCCGCGATCAGAACAACACCGGCCCTTCTGCGTTCCGCCAGAATCAGTTTGGCGCCACTGTTGGAGGCCCGGTATTCCTGCCAAAGATCTATGACGGACGCAACCGCACCTTCTTCTTCTTCGGATATGAGGGATGGCGTTATCGGCAGGCAGCCCAATCGCGTTACCGCGTCCCCACTGACGCTGAGCTGGGAGGGGACTTCTCACGTTCGATTCTGTCGAACAATATCTACGATCCTGCGACTACTACCGGCACAGCAAGCTCCGGCTACACCCGTACTGCCTTCGCAGGACGGGTAATTCCTTCAAACAGAATCAACCCGACAGCCGCCAACTTCATCAAGACCTATTACGCGCGGCCAAATCTAACCGGAGATCCGCTGTATAACGCGATCGTAACCCGTTCCAACTCTAACGATTCCGACCACTATATGATTCGTGGCGACGAACAACTGGGAAGCAGGAACGCCATCTTTGTTCGTTACGATCGCCTCAATGTAACAAGCCTGTCGCCCGCATCAATCAGCCTGAGTACGGGAGCATCGGTGCCCGCAGAGAATCTGGGTGTGGGATGGACCGGAGTCCTGAGCAGCAAATTGCTCGCCGATGTTCGATTCGGAATCAGCAAGAGACCATTCTCACGATTCCAGCAGGACAGCGCCGGTCTCGATCCGATGAAAGGGCTTGGCTTTGTCAGCGCCGGAGGAACGACGTTCAGTCTAAGCACGCCGTATTCCGGTGGAGGTATGCAGACAGCAAATACGATCGAAAGCCCTGTATATAACCTGTCGCCGAGTCTCACCTGGGTCGCCGGCAATCATAATTTGAAGTTCGGCATGCAGTACATCAAGCAGGGCAACGATTCCAATAGCCCGGCGTACGGCGGCTATACCTTCAGCAATGATCAGACAAGCGATCCCAGACAGGTCGGTACTACCGGAAACTCGCTTGCATCTGCGTTGCTGGGACTTCCATCGCAGATTAACAACACGACAACGGTGAGCAACAGCAATCGCGTGTCGACGTATTCCTTCTATGCCCAGGACGTTTGGGCTCTCAATAAGAAAGTTACGATAACGTACGGTCTTCGCTTCGATCATCGTCGCTCGTTCTCTCCGTCCGGCTCGACGGTTGTGAGCGGTCTAACAACAGACGGTCTGTGGTGGATTGGTTTAGATAAATTGCCGTCTGCCTGCACTCAGACTGGTCAGAGCCCCTGTATTCCTGGTGACGGAACACTCGGTTCCATCAAAAATGGCGACAAGATTATGCTGTCGCCCTACGGCCGCTCCTGGGGACCTGTTCCTATATGGGGCGACTTCGGGCCTCGCATTGGTATCGCCTGGCGTATTACCGACAAGGTTGTGCTTCGTGGCGGATACGGCATCGTTTATGACCCGCTCATGGGTTTCGAGCAGGATTGGAAGGGGTTTGCTGGATCATGGCCCGCAACCGGATCGGTCACAGCTTCGCTGGCCGCCAATCAGGTAGGATCCCCCGCAACGCCGATCGAATCGACATTTAGTTCGGTAGGCCGCGCCGTTCCCGCATCGGACCCGTGGGATACAGTGACCTGGTTTATGGACCCCAAAATTCGTGATCCGCGGTCACAACAATACAACGTTACGGTGGAGCAGCAGATAGGCTCCAACATGGCTCTATCGGTCGGCTACGTGGGAAGCCACACGGACCGGATGAGCGTTACAGGTATCTTCAACACCGCTCAGATTGCAGGCCCTGGAACACCAGCTCAGGTGAACGCGCGCAAGCCCTTCCCCTGGGTCACGGCAACTCCTTTCATGAGTACCGACCGGGGATATGCAGATTACAACTCGCTGCAAGTGAAACTGGATCGCAGGTTCTCCAACGGGCTCCAGTACCTTATCTCGTACACGTTCTCAAAATCGATGGATGCCGGTGGCAGCGGTCTTTTCGATGTAGAGAATGGACCGGGCGGCAGCTCTGCTCTTCAGAACTACTATGACGTCAAAGAGAGCCGCAGTGTTTCGTCGTATGACATCCCGCACTTTCTTTCGATGGCTGGTCAGTATGAGCTTCCCTTCGGACGTAACAAACGCTATCTGACACATGGACTGGCGAGCTATGTCCTCGGAAACTGGCAGATGAACGCTGTAGCTCAAGTTCGTTCGGGACAGCCGTACAATCTAACCGTCTCCGGCGATGTCGCGAACATCGGAACATCGTTCTCCTGGTGGAACTACGCGCGGCCCAATCAGATTGGCAACCCAAAGCCGGCGAATCCAACCCCACTCAAGTGGTTTGACCCCGCGGCGTTCTCCGTGCCGGTCAACTCATACGGAAACTTCCGGCGTAATTCTCTCCGGACCTCACATGTAGCAACAGCGGATGCTTCGTTGTTCAAGAACTTCCCATTCAAAGATCAGCTCGCATTGAATTTCAGGGCTGAGATCTTCAACATCTTCAATATCCAGAACTATGGTGCTCCCAATACGACGATTGGGGATCCCGGGGCCGGCCGAATCACCTCAAATGTTCTGCCTCCACGGCAGATTCAATTGGGGCTGCACCTGAGTTTCTAGCGTCGATGTAATTCTGGACAGGCAATCGGCTGCATTGCGGTTGCCTGTCATTTGTTTCGAACCTGAGGGGGAAAAGACAGATCCATCATGAAGGACGAAGTGCGGACTCAAAAGCAAGTACGATCGAAAGCAACCCTTAGCCGTCGCGAGTTCTGCGAAGCCGGTGCTTCTGCGCTCGCGATGGTGCTCGCGCCGGCCAGATCGCTTGCTTCGGTCGGGGAACCCAGATTCACGGGCGCGTCGAGGATTCCCACACTTGATGAGCTGGGGACGGAATGGCTTGATTGCAGCCAACTGGCACATATGCCTTCGCTTCATAATTTTCATGAGATGGCCGCCTGCGCGCCGGACCTGGTTGGTGTGAATTTCCTTCCGGGAGGGCAGCTCTACGAAGGTTCAGGACCTCGTTGGTATATCTACAACACGCTGCCGTTATGCCGCATGTCGATTGATGGCAAGGTATATGAAAGTTCGAATTGCAGATGGTTTGCGTACCAGGCGGTGAGGCGGGTTCAGGCCGCGGATCTGGAAATAGTGACGACGAATCGACTCATTATGGAGGATTCAACCATCTTATGGCGGGTCAGGTTTAAGAACACGAGTGCTACTGTCAGGACCATCCGGATATCGATCGATACAGATGGCGTCCGCAGGGAAGTCAAAGGAGACGTTCAGCTCGTGGCTGGATCGCAGAAATCGGAGATGAAAGCGATCTATCAATTTCTCGATTCGCCCCTCAAGAGCACGGAGGGCAACCGGGTGGAATGGGAGTTGAACCTACCGCCGAAAGGGCAGCGTGAACTTCGCTTCTTTATGAAAGCGAGTGTCGACGATAGCGTGTCGTTGGATACAGCACCCGCATTGTGGTTTGAGACGGAGTGGACCCGCGCAAAGAGAGTATGGACAGATCGCTGGAACAGCGCCTTCACTCCCGGCAACAATTTCTTTTCCGGCAACGCGCCCACGTTGTTCGCGAAGGACTCCGCAATCAGCGAGATTTATTATCGAAGCGTTCTGACTCTCATG
This genomic window from Terriglobus albidus contains:
- a CDS encoding YjhG/YagF family D-xylonate dehydratase; translation: MSEAKSAGGVSPIQLDSILESPVEAWAGIQTHASGPAGVLPVTPEMLLIEPSGNLFGLTQNAGMGWAPNRLLDPEFLILSTHGGLRADDGSPIALGFHSGHWEVGLLVAEAAREFKELRAVPFAGACTDPCDGRTQGTTGMMDSLPFRNDAATVLRRLMRSLPTRKGVMGIATCDKGLPAMMMALASAGSLPTVLVPGGVTLLPESGEDAGKVQTIGARFAQQQITLEYAAEVGCRACASPGGGCQFLGTAATAQVVGEALGLSLPHTALAPSGQAIWLDAARRSARALRRLEEIQLGSRDVLTAGALHNAMVLHAAFGGSTNLLIHLPAIAFSAGLKRPSVDDWAAINRQVPRLVDALPNGPRGFATVQVFLAGGVPEVMLHLRAAGLLDTRVRTVSGETLDTCLDWWQGSERRHELRERLRAIDGIDPDDVIMAPDRARERGLTSTVCFPMGNLAPEGSVIKSTAIDPSLVDQNQIYRHRGPARVFTTEADAICAIKNGKIGHGDVIVLICGGPKGAGMQEIYQVTSALKALPDCKHVAVLTDARFSGVSTGACVGHISPEALACGPIGKIEEDDQIEIFIDLRNLVGSISLVGCGERSFTEEEASSILENRSARPDLKPHPELPADTSLWAALVQASGGIWNGCVYDTAAIVAKLERLV
- a CDS encoding SDR family NAD(P)-dependent oxidoreductase, with translation MSTVANTTYQSSQTKTALITGGGSGIGEAICRKLGQEGLRVIVADLDMAAATRVASELPNARPLHIDVGSEESVAAATAGIDGLDILVNNAGVGMVGSIAETETAEFERVMRVNVNSVFYVTRSFLPKLLAARGSIINIASVAGLVGIKRRFAYCASKGAVVAMTRQLAVEYPRELRVNCICPGTIDSPFVAGYLAKYHAGEEEKVRAELNDRQPVGRLGHPSEVAALVRYLCSPEADFMHGAALALDGGWTAA
- a CDS encoding ROK family protein gives rise to the protein MGGSHVAAMAAPLNSPFAGTSASAALDEGGSASYLFDRIEGAARVALSALTPPAVIVGIAVAMPGPFDYANGISLLQHKFAAWYGVDVRKHLAVRFGIDEENIVFLNDADAFLLGELHDSSASKAVGITLGTGIGAAFAIDGRAVPATEILPNHCDLYALPWKGSTVEEFLSTRGIMKLHKERGGHYQSVKEIAEKSGVDPIAADTMSAFGKELGLVIDTFLSPFAPDVIILGGSISRSYQTFLPGVLSVNPVLANLFRVASYFEKAALLGSIAEWLRQRG
- a CDS encoding class I mannose-6-phosphate isomerase, whose translation is MNSLAIRDFIDSEKLEATRADLPSMATDITIVIGTGASFLLPKFDLLLYADMARWEIQQRQRRGEIGNLGIPNRSERSSLKYKRSFFIDWRAADRLKTEVLPRSNFLIDTNIPSLPKMISTEQLQAGLSATVHQPFRVVPFFDPGPWGGHWMEEVFDLPRDQANYAWCFDCVPEENSLLLRFGKKTVEIPALDLVLFHPMELLGQAVVSRFGAEFPIRFDLLDTFEGGNLSLQVHPRNEYIQREFGMKYTQDESYYILEAKPNGSVYLGLKADINCETMAKELRAAQADDDTEFEAERYVNRFPAQKHDHFLIPAGTIHCSGRDTVVLEISATPYIFTFKLWDWGRVGLDGRPRPIHLDHGIENICWDRTTTWVEQALINRSETIAESDGWREELTGLHSAQFIETRRHWFTGTVPHDTKGNLNVLNLVHGPEAIVESPAGAFPPFTVHYAESFIVPAAVGAYTIRPATPGTTCATIKAFVRPSPACSCRPTT
- a CDS encoding DeoR/GlpR family DNA-binding transcription regulator, whose amino-acid sequence is MARGKDKQVQRHEQILSRLQAVGEITVEELCSELGASVVTIRRDLDELEQRSLLKRTRGGAMPIGPLFYEPFKKDPSFQDKIGSFAEEKRRIARKAAEMITPGATIALTGGTTTTEIIRCLNAISGITIITNTVNVAMELSSRKDIDVYVTGGHLRGNWFTLVGPLATASAGLLFADIMFLGVDGIEVNQGLTCSHPQEAEVLRILAGHSKHLVVVADSSKLGNVSKWLLCPTSSIQEIITDTGAKDEAIKPFEALGIKVHRV
- a CDS encoding L-rhamnose/proton symporter RhaT yields the protein MENEFAGLVLLVGAGAMNACFALPMKRMGRWAWENTWLVWSGFALVLLPLLSALCFIPSLKEALLAGGVSLLFLVGVCGFAWGIAQVLFGLAIDMIGVTLSFSIVLGLSAAVGSIVPFVRLAVRRGFVFTDLLFVGALALVLSGVFFCAWAGSVRDRSQPGTESVNPRSSFHRGLICAVCSGLGAAAMNIGISLGAPIDLQALAHGAQPALSHTAVWFPLLEAGAIPNLAYCALLLRRNSSYGRFSAERTGRYWLGGLIMAVFWFTSSILYSIGAAKMGQFGLAIGWPAFMAAIVVTAGIVGVVTGEWTGAPRRAFSLQATGMLLLLISILLLAKSSGKM
- a CDS encoding TonB-dependent receptor: MNVGKVIRTKAITRLLTLWAVSCMMVGALPYRLHAQTANASLSGHITDPSGAVIPDADISLTETATHVTSTTRSNREGLYTFPSVKPGEYSMTVKRAGFGDAKINGLSLAVQGNVLRDVSLAPGSTAETITVHSETEDLVQKTSSELGTVIDQKAIHQLPLNGRNFTQLLTLTPGATPISTSQSAGVGVNDLANLSVPTASVAQPSIQGQTNRSNLYLLDGVVNTEMTGSVYVIPPIVDAMQEFKVQSHDDKAEYGSVLGGVINVVTRSGTNSLHGAAWEFVRNNIFDARDTFRDQNNTGPSAFRQNQFGATVGGPVFLPKIYDGRNRTFFFFGYEGWRYRQAAQSRYRVPTDAELGGDFSRSILSNNIYDPATTTGTASSGYTRTAFAGRVIPSNRINPTAANFIKTYYARPNLTGDPLYNAIVTRSNSNDSDHYMIRGDEQLGSRNAIFVRYDRLNVTSLSPASISLSTGASVPAENLGVGWTGVLSSKLLADVRFGISKRPFSRFQQDSAGLDPMKGLGFVSAGGTTFSLSTPYSGGGMQTANTIESPVYNLSPSLTWVAGNHNLKFGMQYIKQGNDSNSPAYGGYTFSNDQTSDPRQVGTTGNSLASALLGLPSQINNTTTVSNSNRVSTYSFYAQDVWALNKKVTITYGLRFDHRRSFSPSGSTVVSGLTTDGLWWIGLDKLPSACTQTGQSPCIPGDGTLGSIKNGDKIMLSPYGRSWGPVPIWGDFGPRIGIAWRITDKVVLRGGYGIVYDPLMGFEQDWKGFAGSWPATGSVTASLAANQVGSPATPIESTFSSVGRAVPASDPWDTVTWFMDPKIRDPRSQQYNVTVEQQIGSNMALSVGYVGSHTDRMSVTGIFNTAQIAGPGTPAQVNARKPFPWVTATPFMSTDRGYADYNSLQVKLDRRFSNGLQYLISYTFSKSMDAGGSGLFDVENGPGGSSALQNYYDVKESRSVSSYDIPHFLSMAGQYELPFGRNKRYLTHGLASYVLGNWQMNAVAQVRSGQPYNLTVSGDVANIGTSFSWWNYARPNQIGNPKPANPTPLKWFDPAAFSVPVNSYGNFRRNSLRTSHVATADASLFKNFPFKDQLALNFRAEIFNIFNIQNYGAPNTTIGDPGAGRITSNVLPPRQIQLGLHLSF